Proteins encoded together in one Entomobacter blattae window:
- a CDS encoding ParB N-terminal domain-containing protein, whose amino-acid sequence MQGHGRVEAARQLGMTQVPCLCIDHLDDAQKRAYVLADNRIALNAGWDYTISGDVLYSLPAELPPGRRFVVGTRE is encoded by the coding sequence TTGCAGGGCCATGGCCGGGTAGAAGCAGCCAGACAGTTGGGCATGACGCAGGTGCCGTGTTTATGTATTGATCATCTGGATGATGCCCAGAAGCGTGCCTATGTGTTAGCTGATAACCGGATTGCTTTGAATGCGGGCTGGGATTATACGATTAGCGGTGATGTATTATATTCGTTACCCGCTGAGTTACCACCAGGTAGAAGATTTGTTGTGGGAACAAGGGAGTGA
- a CDS encoding DUF2924 domain-containing protein yields the protein MRKADIEPDQTAHSDKDRTELCTLWTLYLRRSVPSTISTDLLRRIITYEEQAKTQGGLGRKEQKALLGQHVTHKGRRTSPALKPGSRLMREWQGVVHHVDITEGGCLYQGASYPSLSAVAQTITGPTGQGPDSFGWLKAGKRNKVKI from the coding sequence ATGAGAAAAGCAGACATAGAACCTGATCAAACAGCTCATTCGGATAAAGACCGCACAGAACTTTGTACCCTTTGGACACTCTATCTGCGCAGGTCTGTTCCTTCCACCATCAGCACAGATCTGCTCAGGCGCATAATCACTTATGAAGAACAGGCCAAAACTCAGGGAGGATTAGGCAGAAAGGAGCAAAAGGCACTCCTTGGTCAGCATGTTACACATAAAGGTAGAAGGACATCTCCTGCCCTCAAGCCTGGCAGCAGGCTGATGCGTGAGTGGCAAGGTGTGGTTCATCATGTTGATATCACCGAAGGAGGCTGTCTCTATCAGGGTGCATCCTATCCGTCCCTCTCTGCTGTTGCCCAGACCATCACGGGGCCCACTGGTCAGGGCCCAGATTCTTTCGGCTGGTTGAAAGCAGGCAAAAGGAACAAAGTAAAAATATAA
- a CDS encoding recombinase family protein, with product MSRTDHTNQRSPSRTLCAIYTRKSSEEGLDQHFNSLDAQYEACSAYIASQRHKGWKLVKTRYDDGGLSGGTLVRPALQSLLADIEAGLVERIIVYKIDRLTRSLADFSKIVERLECHGASFVSVTQSFNTATSMGRLTLNMLLSFAQFEREVTAERIRDKIAASKAVVYGWEALHLLAIHLTLTGMHAPS from the coding sequence ATGAGCCGCACGGATCATACCAATCAGCGCTCCCCTTCTCGCACGCTTTGTGCGATCTATACCCGCAAATCTTCAGAAGAGGGTCTTGATCAGCACTTCAACTCACTCGATGCTCAATATGAAGCCTGTTCAGCCTATATCGCCTCTCAAAGGCATAAAGGCTGGAAGCTGGTCAAAACCCGTTATGACGATGGCGGCCTCTCAGGTGGCACATTGGTCCGGCCGGCCCTTCAATCCCTGCTCGCTGATATTGAAGCCGGGTTGGTTGAGCGTATTATTGTCTATAAAATCGATCGTCTGACCCGCTCGCTTGCCGACTTCTCCAAGATTGTTGAGCGTCTGGAATGTCATGGGGCCAGTTTTGTCTCGGTGACCCAGAGTTTTAACACGGCTACCTCCATGGGCCGTCTTACGCTTAATATGCTCCTCTCTTTTGCCCAGTTCGAGCGCGAGGTCACCGCTGAGCGGATCAGGGACAAGATTGCAGCCTCCAAGGCCGTGGTTTATGGATGGGAGGCATTGCACCTTTTGGCTATACACCTCACCCTGACAGGCATGCACGCACCCTCATGA
- a CDS encoding recombinase family protein — MGGIAPFGYTPHPDRHARTLMIDEHKAERIRHIFTLYSQLGCLSRLVHALAEEKGKKTANSSRQTTHPVPSRGALHKILTNPVYMGKISHKGTLHEGKHPAIITPELFALVQDRLMQASARKRGPSPLASSPSWLKGKLRDETGKTLTPSHTQKKAQGTTTQRFRYYLSHRLLTPPRIPQVGDFQHLPWKKLLHISSPHISSPVMKRTTCW, encoded by the coding sequence ATGGGAGGCATTGCACCTTTTGGCTATACACCTCACCCTGACAGGCATGCACGCACCCTCATGATTGATGAGCATAAAGCCGAGCGTATCCGGCATATCTTTACGCTCTACAGTCAACTGGGCTGCCTCTCCAGGCTTGTCCACGCCCTTGCAGAAGAAAAGGGAAAGAAGACTGCAAACAGCTCAAGACAAACGACACATCCAGTTCCCTCACGTGGGGCCCTTCACAAGATCCTGACCAATCCGGTTTATATGGGTAAGATCAGTCATAAGGGTACCCTCCATGAGGGCAAGCATCCGGCTATTATCACACCAGAACTCTTTGCGCTGGTGCAGGACAGGCTTATGCAGGCCAGTGCCAGAAAGCGTGGTCCTTCTCCCCTTGCATCCTCTCCTTCATGGCTCAAGGGAAAACTCCGTGATGAAACAGGTAAGACACTGACCCCCTCTCATACACAAAAAAAAGCTCAAGGGACTACAACACAGCGCTTCCGCTATTATCTCTCACACCGTCTTTTGACACCTCCAAGGATCCCACAGGTTGGAGACTTTCAGCACCTGCCCTGGAAAAAGCTGTTACACATCTCCTCACCACACATCTCCTCTCCTGTTATGAAGCGCACAACCTGTTGGTAA
- the rplU gene encoding 50S ribosomal protein L21, with translation MFAVIRTGGKQYRISPNDVIKIEKLPGESGSTITFDEVLAVGGESNMKVGAPLVNGATVSGTIIAQDRLDTVIIFKKRRRQNSRRKNGHRQPITVVRITNINAA, from the coding sequence ATGTTTGCTGTTATCCGCACCGGGGGAAAACAATATCGTATTTCTCCTAACGATGTTATTAAAATTGAGAAACTTCCTGGCGAATCTGGTTCTACCATTACTTTTGACGAAGTTTTGGCTGTTGGGGGAGAAAGCAATATGAAAGTTGGGGCTCCCCTGGTTAATGGAGCTACAGTTTCAGGCACAATTATCGCCCAAGATCGTCTTGATACAGTTATTATTTTCAAAAAACGCCGCAGGCAGAATAGCCGCCGTAAAAATGGCCATCGTCAACCTATTACCGTAGTGCGGATCACAAATATTAACGCAGCCTAA
- the rpmA gene encoding 50S ribosomal protein L27, with the protein MAHKKAGGSSRNGRDTEGRRLGVKKFGGEKVIAGNIIIRQRGTKWKPGHNVGLGRDHTIYALVDGNVSFETHKEGRVHVSVTPFAAAAE; encoded by the coding sequence ATGGCACATAAAAAAGCTGGCGGGTCATCCCGCAATGGGCGCGATACAGAAGGCCGTCGCCTTGGCGTTAAGAAGTTTGGTGGGGAAAAGGTTATTGCCGGCAATATCATTATTCGCCAACGAGGGACAAAATGGAAACCTGGCCACAATGTTGGGTTAGGACGTGACCATACCATTTACGCCTTAGTTGATGGCAATGTCAGTTTTGAAACCCATAAGGAAGGGCGTGTGCATGTTTCTGTAACCCCCTTCGCTGCTGCTGCCGAGTAA